A part of Myxococcus landrumus genomic DNA contains:
- the icd gene encoding NADP-dependent isocitrate dehydrogenase has translation MAPPSSGEKISLQNGKLSVPDHPIIPYIEGDGTGRDIWRASQAVFDAAVEKAYKGKKKIAWYEVLAGEKSFKQVNNWLPEETVEAFRTYLVGIKGPLTTPVGGGIRSLNVALRQMLDLYVCLRPVRYFKGVPSPVKTPEKVDMTIFRENTEDIYAGIEFEAGTAAAEKFLGLLKQEFPKEFGKIRFASNIGLGVKPVSKEGSERLIRAAIQYAVDHKRKSVTLVHKGNIMKFTEGAFRQWGYDLAAREFGDKVYTWDQWEATKAAKGEDAANAEQKAAVAAGKIIVKDSIADITLQQVLTRPDEFDVIATLNLNGDYLSDALAAQVGGIGIAPGGNINYVTGHAVFEATHGTAPKYADLDKVNPGSVILSGEMMFRHLGWHEAADLMIKGMDRAIAAKTVTYDFARLMKQEGQSGVTEVKCSEFGQAIIKHM, from the coding sequence ATGGCGCCCCCGTCGTCCGGCGAGAAGATCTCCCTCCAGAACGGCAAGCTGTCCGTCCCGGATCACCCGATCATCCCCTACATCGAGGGCGACGGCACCGGCCGCGACATCTGGCGCGCCTCCCAGGCGGTCTTCGATGCCGCGGTGGAGAAGGCCTACAAGGGCAAGAAGAAGATCGCCTGGTATGAGGTCCTCGCCGGCGAGAAGTCGTTCAAGCAGGTGAACAACTGGCTTCCCGAAGAGACGGTCGAGGCCTTCCGCACCTACCTGGTGGGCATCAAGGGCCCGCTGACCACGCCCGTCGGTGGCGGCATCCGCTCGCTGAACGTGGCGCTGCGCCAGATGCTGGACCTGTACGTCTGCCTGCGTCCCGTCCGTTACTTCAAGGGCGTTCCCAGCCCCGTGAAGACGCCGGAGAAGGTCGACATGACCATCTTCCGTGAGAACACGGAGGACATCTATGCGGGCATCGAGTTCGAGGCCGGCACCGCGGCGGCGGAGAAGTTCCTGGGCCTGCTCAAGCAGGAGTTCCCGAAGGAGTTCGGGAAGATCCGCTTCGCGTCCAACATCGGCCTGGGCGTCAAGCCCGTGTCCAAGGAGGGCAGCGAGCGCCTCATCCGCGCGGCCATCCAGTACGCGGTGGACCACAAGCGCAAGAGCGTCACGCTGGTCCACAAGGGCAACATCATGAAGTTCACCGAGGGTGCCTTCCGCCAGTGGGGCTACGACCTGGCCGCCCGGGAGTTCGGTGACAAGGTCTACACCTGGGACCAGTGGGAGGCGACCAAGGCCGCCAAGGGTGAGGACGCGGCGAACGCCGAGCAGAAGGCCGCCGTGGCCGCCGGGAAGATCATCGTCAAGGACTCCATCGCGGACATCACGCTGCAGCAGGTGCTCACGCGTCCGGACGAGTTCGACGTCATCGCCACGCTGAACCTCAACGGCGACTACCTGTCGGACGCGCTGGCGGCCCAGGTGGGCGGCATCGGCATCGCGCCGGGTGGCAACATCAACTACGTGACGGGCCACGCGGTCTTCGAGGCGACGCACGGCACGGCGCCCAAGTACGCGGACCTGGACAAGGTGAACCCGGGCTCCGTCATCCTGTCCGGTGAGATGATGTTCCGTCACCTGGGCTGGCACGAGGCCGCGGACCTGATGATCAAGGGCATGGACCGCGCCATCGCCGCCAAGACGGTGACGTACGACTTCGCCCGCCTGATGAAGCAGGAGGGGCAGTCCGGGGTGACCGAGGTGAAGTGCTCCGAGTTCGGTCAGGCCATCATCAAGCACATGTAA
- the mdh gene encoding malate dehydrogenase — MAQNRKKKIGLIGGGQIGGNLALLAVQKSLGDVVLYDIPVAEGLVKGKALDINQLSAVDGYDCRVTGTTDWKDVAGSDVVIITAGMPRKPGMSREDLLEVNLKIMKDVAANIKVHAPGAFVINVANPLDAMVFALHKIAGLPDNMVVGMAGVLDTSRFKCFVAEALGCSIRDVEALVLGGHGDDMVPMVRHSTVGGVPLTELIAKDKLDAIVDRTRKGGAELVGLYKTGSAYFGPAASSIAMAESFIFDRKRILPAAALLKGQYGIHDYFFGTPVQIGAGGVEKVITVDLNDAEKAELAKSFNSVKGTVDSVKL, encoded by the coding sequence ATGGCTCAGAATCGCAAGAAGAAGATTGGCCTCATCGGCGGCGGGCAGATCGGTGGCAACCTCGCGCTGCTCGCGGTGCAGAAGTCGCTGGGTGACGTGGTCCTGTACGACATCCCGGTGGCCGAGGGTCTGGTCAAGGGCAAGGCGCTGGACATCAACCAGCTGTCCGCGGTGGACGGCTACGACTGTCGCGTCACGGGCACCACGGACTGGAAGGATGTCGCTGGCTCGGACGTGGTCATCATCACGGCCGGCATGCCCCGCAAGCCGGGCATGAGCCGCGAGGACCTGCTCGAGGTCAACCTCAAGATCATGAAGGACGTGGCGGCGAACATCAAGGTTCACGCCCCGGGCGCCTTCGTCATCAACGTGGCCAACCCGCTGGACGCGATGGTGTTCGCGCTCCACAAGATCGCCGGCCTGCCGGACAACATGGTCGTGGGCATGGCGGGCGTGCTGGACACCAGCCGCTTCAAGTGCTTCGTGGCGGAGGCCCTGGGCTGCTCCATCCGTGACGTGGAGGCGCTGGTGCTCGGCGGCCACGGCGACGACATGGTTCCGATGGTGCGCCACAGCACCGTGGGCGGCGTGCCCCTCACGGAGCTCATCGCGAAGGACAAGCTGGACGCCATCGTCGACCGCACCCGCAAGGGCGGCGCGGAGCTGGTGGGCCTGTACAAGACGGGCAGCGCCTACTTCGGGCCGGCCGCGTCCTCCATCGCCATGGCGGAGAGCTTCATCTTCGACCGCAAGCGCATCCTGCCCGCCGCGGCGCTGCTGAAGGGCCAGTACGGCATCCATGACTACTTCTTCGGGACCCCCGTGCAGATCGGCGCGGGCGGCGTGGAGAAGGTCATCACCGTCGACCTCAACGACGCCGAGAAGGCCGAGCTGGCGAAGTCCTTCAACTCGGTCAAGGGCACCGTCGACTCCGTCAAGCTGTAG